A genomic stretch from Longimicrobium terrae includes:
- a CDS encoding NgoMIV family type II restriction endonuclease — translation MLIEDLRKEYHRGICSEILGLRGGTSKGYTNADSSSKMSIAIADALAQQIGAPFCLHPPTAQRAGSEFGKRTCEFLSKSFPLLAHLRPGKWKFSTSQAKLGIAAFEQYAHLSKLSRLASAHPEIRDILGQDYFITPDITVAREPVDDSEINQHQMLVEPGAGLATLTPFRSANQKLAFLHASISCKWTIRSDRAQNTRTEALNLVRNRKGTTPRIIVVTAEPLPARITSIALGTGDVDCTYHFALRELRAALSSHSRFDYPAEEVETLVTSQRLRDISDLPFDLAA, via the coding sequence ATGCTGATCGAGGATCTGCGGAAGGAATATCACCGGGGTATCTGCAGCGAGATCCTCGGACTGCGTGGCGGTACCTCAAAAGGCTACACCAACGCGGATTCGAGTTCCAAAATGAGTATCGCTATCGCGGATGCGCTAGCGCAGCAGATCGGGGCTCCCTTCTGTCTTCACCCTCCTACTGCCCAACGCGCAGGTTCAGAGTTCGGGAAGCGCACTTGCGAGTTTCTTAGCAAATCATTCCCGCTTCTCGCTCACCTTCGGCCGGGCAAGTGGAAGTTTTCGACAAGCCAAGCGAAGCTAGGAATCGCAGCTTTTGAACAATATGCCCACTTGTCGAAGCTGAGCCGACTAGCTAGCGCCCACCCCGAGATCCGGGACATACTCGGGCAGGACTATTTTATTACGCCTGACATCACCGTGGCGCGTGAACCTGTTGACGACTCGGAAATCAACCAGCACCAGATGCTTGTCGAGCCCGGGGCCGGGCTCGCTACGTTGACCCCGTTTCGTTCGGCAAACCAAAAGCTGGCTTTTCTGCACGCAAGCATTTCGTGCAAATGGACTATCCGGAGTGACCGAGCCCAGAATACACGTACAGAGGCGTTGAACTTGGTTCGGAACCGGAAGGGAACTACACCGCGTATCATCGTTGTTACCGCAGAGCCCTTGCCGGCGCGAATCACCTCAATCGCACTTGGGACTGGAGATGTGGATTGCACGTACCATTTTGCTCTCCGCGAGTTGCGTGCAGCTCTGAGCTCACATTCAAGATTCGACTATCCGGCCGAAGAAGTCGAAACCTTGGTAACCAGCCAACGTCTGCGTGACATCAGCGACCTTCCTTTCGACCTAGCCGCTTGA
- a CDS encoding DNA cytosine methyltransferase, whose amino-acid sequence MLTSLEICAGAGGQALGIEQAGFNHVACVEVDPFAAATLRKNRPGWNPLEMDVRDLRARDYRGVDLFAGGVPCPPFSIAGKQLGAEDERDLFPTALRLIEKARPKAVMLENVKGLSGSRFSDYRRDVVARLERMGYRVDWRVLNACNYGVPQLRPRFILIALRPRAFARFAWPEPVGVPPTVGSTLRSAMAAREWAGANAWAEVASGIAPTLVGGSKKHGGPDLGPTRAKAAWRAMRVDAMGLADLPPGPDFPIDGAPKLTVSMAAEIQGFPREWEFAGRKTAAYRQVGNAFPPPVAEAVATSIRDALTGKGTARARPRKSEVLTLDV is encoded by the coding sequence ATGCTGACGTCTCTAGAGATTTGCGCTGGCGCTGGAGGCCAGGCGTTGGGGATCGAGCAAGCTGGTTTCAACCACGTGGCCTGCGTTGAGGTTGATCCGTTCGCCGCAGCTACGCTAAGAAAAAACCGCCCGGGCTGGAATCCGCTTGAGATGGATGTGCGTGATCTGCGGGCCCGGGACTACCGCGGCGTCGACCTGTTCGCGGGGGGAGTGCCTTGTCCCCCATTCTCGATTGCTGGGAAGCAACTCGGGGCTGAGGATGAGCGCGATCTTTTCCCGACGGCGCTCCGGCTGATTGAAAAAGCAAGGCCGAAAGCAGTCATGTTGGAGAATGTGAAAGGCCTTTCCGGTTCGCGTTTTTCGGATTACAGACGGGATGTAGTCGCTAGGTTAGAGCGGATGGGCTACCGGGTGGATTGGAGAGTGCTAAACGCTTGCAACTACGGCGTACCCCAGCTCCGCCCACGGTTCATTCTCATCGCGCTGCGCCCCCGCGCGTTCGCCCGGTTCGCATGGCCGGAGCCGGTAGGAGTTCCCCCGACTGTGGGAAGCACGCTACGTTCCGCTATGGCGGCACGGGAGTGGGCGGGTGCAAACGCATGGGCGGAGGTAGCCTCAGGCATCGCCCCTACGCTCGTTGGCGGATCGAAAAAGCACGGCGGGCCAGATCTCGGGCCAACCCGGGCTAAAGCCGCGTGGCGTGCAATGAGGGTAGATGCTATGGGCCTCGCCGACTTACCTCCCGGGCCAGATTTCCCCATCGATGGTGCGCCGAAGCTCACCGTCTCTATGGCCGCTGAGATTCAAGGCTTTCCCCGTGAGTGGGAGTTCGCGGGACGGAAAACGGCCGCTTATAGACAGGTAGGGAACGCGTTCCCGCCGCCTGTTGCAGAGGCTGTCGCAACCTCTATCCGGGATGCGCTCACGGGAAAAGGCACGGCGCGAGCCCGGCCGCGCAAATCTGAAGTGCTCACGCTAGATGTGTGA
- a CDS encoding very short patch repair endonuclease → MSSYRPKPRDEIARNMSAIRSKDNRTEVALRKILHRRGLRYRTYYTGLPGKPDIVFPRQRLAVFIDGDYWHGRLLREKGLDAVVAKIKSPNREYWVRKFQRNVARDDFVTSELRAKGWTVLRFWESDTKRDIEGVAQVITAAVRGTLASNTNGPATE, encoded by the coding sequence ATGAGTAGCTATCGCCCGAAGCCCCGCGATGAAATTGCCCGTAACATGAGCGCGATCCGATCCAAGGACAATCGGACTGAGGTCGCTTTACGCAAAATTTTGCATCGCAGGGGACTTCGCTACCGCACCTACTACACCGGTCTGCCCGGTAAGCCGGATATAGTCTTTCCCCGGCAGCGTCTCGCCGTCTTCATTGATGGAGATTACTGGCACGGCCGGCTGTTGAGAGAGAAAGGCCTCGATGCTGTGGTGGCAAAGATAAAATCACCAAACCGGGAATACTGGGTACGTAAGTTCCAGCGGAATGTAGCACGAGACGACTTCGTGACGTCTGAACTGCGGGCGAAAGGCTGGACTGTCTTGCGCTTCTGGGAAAGCGACACTAAGCGGGACATTGAAGGCGTGGCACAAGTTATCACAGCGGCCGTGCGTGGGACTCTCGCGAGTAACACCAACGGCCCGGCGACTGAATAG
- a CDS encoding HNH endonuclease, which produces MNDASFPGPGFLNLQMDALSKDSHKDDFLDQRWDGIVVPDQLDEVVVLADGASGPLYPLPEPDSSELALLLPRDDHRAIYTLLHARQDHPPTMAEIRAHAERTLGEAHEQIDRRTRELRTHFLIEVVHRRGSGKRAEATYKLVGRRPAKGGARRQLSAKTEATVFEAYGYRCAMCGRSPKEDRVKLVIDHKIPVDWGGTDDIDNLQALCSEHNHGKQAHFASFDEYGPAIRDAINHGEVHLRIGELLKALQGRDVPVDVVNLVAREENKGDPTRRLRELRSIGWEIKVSKKRVGKRMISYYRLERFAAWPPEGPRAAVSHIETERKKRKRA; this is translated from the coding sequence ATGAACGACGCCTCATTCCCTGGTCCCGGGTTTCTCAACCTGCAGATGGATGCGCTTTCTAAAGACAGCCACAAGGATGACTTTTTAGACCAACGCTGGGACGGGATTGTGGTACCCGACCAGTTAGATGAAGTGGTTGTACTTGCTGATGGGGCGAGTGGCCCTTTATACCCGCTACCAGAGCCGGATTCTAGTGAGCTGGCCCTTCTTCTACCGCGAGACGATCACCGGGCCATCTACACGCTCCTGCATGCGCGGCAGGATCATCCACCCACAATGGCGGAGATTCGTGCCCATGCAGAGCGCACCTTGGGGGAAGCACATGAGCAGATAGACCGCCGCACGCGAGAGTTGCGAACTCATTTCCTGATTGAAGTCGTTCACCGCCGCGGCTCTGGGAAGCGTGCGGAAGCGACGTACAAGCTCGTTGGCCGACGGCCCGCTAAAGGAGGCGCGCGGCGGCAATTAAGTGCGAAGACTGAGGCCACCGTTTTTGAGGCATATGGATACAGGTGTGCGATGTGCGGCAGGTCACCAAAGGAGGATCGCGTAAAGCTAGTCATTGATCATAAAATCCCCGTCGACTGGGGTGGCACAGACGACATTGATAACCTCCAAGCGCTCTGTAGTGAGCACAATCACGGAAAGCAGGCTCACTTTGCTTCATTTGACGAATATGGTCCGGCGATCCGCGATGCAATCAACCACGGGGAAGTACACCTGCGGATTGGCGAACTCCTGAAGGCACTACAAGGCCGTGATGTTCCGGTCGATGTAGTCAACCTGGTAGCACGAGAGGAAAACAAAGGAGATCCAACCCGGCGCTTACGCGAACTCCGCTCGATAGGTTGGGAAATCAAGGTTAGCAAGAAACGAGTGGGGAAGCGCATGATCTCCTACTACCGGCTCGAGCGGTTTGCCGCGTGGCCGCCGGAAGGGCCCCGGGCGGCAGTGAGCCACATCGAAACCGAACGAAAGAAAAGGAAGCGAGCATAG